From Streptomyces sp. NBC_00775, one genomic window encodes:
- a CDS encoding carbohydrate ABC transporter permease, with product MRKGQYRFVAGFLLAPLALYLIFVIWPYIQTIGYSFTDWSGQSQRFSFVGLDNYKALFQDDAFMGAIWHNVLFLVFIPVITILLALFFAFMVNAGGRGGSGGVSGVAGAGFYKIVYFFPQVLSLAIVAVLFGALYRSDGGGLLNGVLIKLGLVDANNPIEWMNEPKLVLWCLMAVVVWHGVGFYLVLFSAAMQSIPKDIYEAALLDGANRTHTFFRVTLPLLWETVQTAWVYLGIIAMDMFVLVSTMTQGTGYGGGPDHHSDVMANVMMRNFLYFGKSGYACAMGVVMLLLTLVLSVVTLRATRRERIEF from the coding sequence ATGCGAAAAGGGCAGTACCGGTTCGTCGCGGGGTTTCTCCTCGCACCTTTGGCGCTGTATCTGATCTTCGTGATCTGGCCTTACATACAGACCATCGGCTACTCCTTCACCGACTGGAGCGGCCAGTCCCAGAGGTTCAGTTTCGTCGGCCTGGACAATTACAAAGCGTTGTTCCAGGACGACGCGTTCATGGGAGCCATCTGGCACAACGTCCTGTTCCTGGTGTTCATCCCCGTGATCACCATCCTGCTCGCCCTGTTCTTCGCCTTCATGGTGAACGCGGGCGGGCGGGGCGGCTCCGGCGGCGTGTCGGGCGTCGCCGGCGCCGGCTTCTACAAGATCGTCTACTTCTTTCCGCAGGTCCTGTCGCTGGCGATCGTCGCGGTGCTCTTCGGAGCGCTCTACCGCAGCGACGGCGGCGGCCTGCTCAACGGCGTCCTGATCAAACTGGGCCTCGTCGACGCGAACAATCCCATCGAGTGGATGAACGAGCCCAAGCTGGTGCTCTGGTGCCTGATGGCGGTGGTCGTCTGGCACGGCGTCGGCTTCTATCTGGTGCTGTTCTCCGCCGCCATGCAGTCCATCCCGAAGGACATCTACGAGGCCGCGCTGCTCGACGGCGCGAACCGCACCCACACCTTCTTCCGGGTCACCCTGCCGCTGCTGTGGGAAACGGTGCAGACCGCCTGGGTCTATCTCGGCATCATCGCGATGGACATGTTCGTCCTCGTCTCCACGATGACCCAGGGAACGGGTTACGGCGGCGGCCCCGACCACCACAGCGACGTCATGGCGAACGTCATGATGCGCAACTTCCTCTACTTCGGAAAGAGCGGTTACGCCTGCGCCATGGGCGTCGTCATGCTCCTCCTCACCCTGGTCCTGTCCGTGGTCACGCTGCGCGCCACCCGCCGCGAGCGCATCGAGTTCTGA
- a CDS encoding ROK family transcriptional regulator has protein sequence METPGSQSSLHRANLERVVRAVRLAGSLTQAEIARTTGLSAATVSNIVRELKDGGTVEVTPTSAGGRRARSVSLSGDAGIVIGVDFGHTHLRVAVGNLAHQVLAEESEPLDVDASAAQGFDRAEELVSRLIAATGVDRSKIAGVGLGVPGPIDVESGTLGSTAILPGWTGARPAEELGRRLGVPVHVDNDANLGALGEMVWGSGRGVRDLAYIKVASGVGSGLVINGKIYRGPGGTAGEIGHITLDESGPVCRCGNRGCLETFAAARYVLPLLQSSHGTDLTMEGVVRLARDGDPGCRRVIADVGRHIGSGVANLCNLLNPSRVVLGGDLAEAGELVLGPIRESVGRYAIPSAARQLTVLPGALGGRAEVLGALALALSEMGDASLLDGTLTAAAPAFT, from the coding sequence ATGGAGACTCCGGGGTCGCAGTCGTCGCTGCACCGAGCCAATCTTGAGCGCGTCGTACGTGCGGTGCGCCTTGCGGGTTCGCTCACGCAGGCGGAGATCGCGAGGACGACGGGCCTGTCCGCCGCGACCGTTTCCAATATCGTCCGAGAGCTCAAGGACGGCGGAACGGTCGAGGTCACACCCACTTCGGCGGGCGGTCGCAGGGCCCGCAGCGTCAGTCTGAGCGGGGACGCCGGCATCGTCATCGGGGTCGACTTCGGGCATACCCATCTGCGCGTGGCGGTCGGGAATCTCGCCCATCAGGTGCTGGCCGAGGAGTCCGAGCCACTGGATGTGGACGCCTCCGCGGCGCAGGGCTTCGACCGGGCGGAAGAGCTGGTCAGCCGCCTGATCGCGGCAACCGGCGTCGACCGTTCCAAGATCGCCGGGGTAGGTCTCGGCGTGCCGGGCCCGATCGACGTCGAGTCGGGGACCCTCGGCTCCACCGCGATCCTGCCGGGCTGGACCGGGGCGAGACCCGCCGAGGAGCTGGGGCGCCGGCTCGGAGTGCCCGTACACGTGGACAACGACGCCAACCTGGGCGCACTGGGCGAGATGGTCTGGGGCAGCGGGCGCGGGGTCAGGGACCTGGCCTACATCAAGGTCGCCAGCGGTGTCGGCTCGGGCCTGGTGATCAACGGGAAGATCTACCGCGGCCCGGGGGGCACGGCGGGGGAGATCGGGCACATCACCCTGGATGAATCCGGCCCCGTCTGCCGCTGCGGCAACCGGGGTTGCCTGGAGACCTTCGCGGCGGCGCGCTATGTCCTGCCGCTCCTCCAGTCCAGCCACGGCACCGATCTGACCATGGAAGGCGTCGTCCGGCTGGCGCGGGACGGTGACCCGGGCTGCCGTCGCGTGATCGCCGATGTCGGACGTCATATCGGCAGTGGTGTCGCAAATCTCTGCAACCTGCTGAACCCGAGCCGGGTGGTTCTCGGCGGCGATCTGGCCGAGGCCGGGGAGCTGGTTCTCGGGCCGATCAGGGAGTCCGTGGGCCGCTACGCCATCCCCAGTGCGGCACGTCAACTGACCGTTCTCCCAGGGGCACTTGGGGGCCGCGCGGAGGTGCTCGGAGCGCTCGCTCTCGCGCTCAGCGAGATGGGCGATGCGTCCCTTTTGGACGGCACGCTGACAGCAGCTGCCCCCGCGTTCACTTAG
- the ngcE gene encoding N-acetylglucosamine/diacetylchitobiose ABC transporter substrate-binding protein translates to MGSTSAENSNTEGVGRRDLIKRSAALGLISVPTMSFLSACASGGGDDSNSGDKGTGKTSKTNPFGLKKGGKLEVVVFKGGYGDDYAKAWEAAFDKKWGTTTAHTGTQEITGKLQPRFNGGTPPDVVDDSGAQQIKLDVLYKAGQLLDLASVLDAPSIDDPSKKVRDTLIAGTLDPGLQGGKVVSLNYIYTVWGLWYSGKLFKEKGWEVPKTWDDFLAICKDAKSQGIGGLAHQGKYPYYINVAIMDLIAKKGGLDAMKAIDNLDPKAFVGSDAAAAAIDAIYEVVEKGYLLPGTNGLTHTESQTRWNQYKAAFITCGSWLENEQLKQTPADFDMKFMPMPSLPDSKLPFEAIRAGSGEPFIIPAKAANLPQAKEFVRSMLSKEWSTLFAQKANSLTILKDGVSEGVTLRPGTQSTVEASKAAGDNTFNYLYPNWYSEMGTSLENASNELMAKRIQPKEWLKRAQAAVDKAAKDPESKKNHRD, encoded by the coding sequence ATGGGATCCACTTCCGCCGAGAACAGCAACACCGAGGGTGTCGGCCGCCGCGATCTGATCAAGCGGTCAGCGGCGCTCGGACTGATCTCCGTTCCCACGATGAGCTTCCTGTCCGCGTGTGCGAGCGGCGGAGGCGACGACAGCAACTCGGGCGACAAGGGCACCGGCAAGACCAGCAAGACCAACCCCTTCGGCCTGAAGAAGGGCGGCAAGCTCGAAGTCGTCGTCTTCAAGGGCGGTTACGGCGACGACTACGCCAAGGCGTGGGAGGCCGCGTTCGACAAGAAGTGGGGCACCACCACCGCCCACACCGGCACCCAGGAGATCACCGGCAAGCTCCAGCCGCGCTTCAACGGCGGCACCCCGCCGGACGTCGTCGACGACTCGGGCGCCCAGCAGATCAAGCTGGACGTGCTCTACAAGGCCGGCCAGCTCCTCGATCTGGCCTCGGTCCTCGACGCGCCGTCCATCGACGACCCGAGCAAGAAGGTCCGCGACACCCTGATCGCCGGCACGCTCGACCCGGGTCTCCAGGGCGGCAAGGTCGTGTCCCTGAACTACATCTACACGGTGTGGGGTCTGTGGTACTCCGGCAAGCTCTTCAAGGAGAAGGGCTGGGAGGTTCCGAAGACCTGGGACGACTTCCTCGCCATCTGCAAGGACGCCAAGTCGCAGGGCATCGGCGGCCTCGCCCACCAGGGCAAGTACCCGTACTACATCAACGTCGCCATCATGGACCTGATCGCCAAGAAGGGCGGTCTGGACGCCATGAAGGCGATCGACAACCTCGACCCCAAGGCGTTCGTCGGCAGCGACGCGGCCGCGGCGGCCATCGACGCGATCTACGAGGTCGTCGAGAAGGGCTACCTGCTGCCGGGCACCAACGGCCTGACGCACACGGAGTCCCAGACCCGCTGGAACCAGTACAAGGCCGCCTTCATCACCTGCGGTTCCTGGCTGGAGAACGAGCAGCTCAAGCAGACCCCGGCCGACTTCGACATGAAGTTCATGCCGATGCCGAGCCTGCCCGACAGCAAGCTGCCGTTCGAGGCGATCCGGGCCGGCTCCGGCGAGCCCTTCATCATCCCGGCGAAGGCCGCGAACCTCCCCCAGGCCAAGGAGTTCGTGCGCTCGATGCTCTCCAAGGAGTGGTCGACGCTCTTCGCGCAGAAGGCCAACTCGCTCACCATCCTCAAGGACGGCGTCAGCGAAGGCGTCACGCTGCGTCCCGGTACGCAGTCGACCGTTGAGGCCTCGAAGGCGGCGGGCGACAATACCTTCAACTACCTGTACCCCAACTGGTACAGCGAGATGGGTACGTCTCTGGAGAACGCGTCCAACGAGCTCATGGCCAAGCGAATTCAGCCGAAGGAATGGCTGAAGCGAGCCCAGGCGGCCGTCGACAAGGCGGCCAAGGACCCGGAGTCCAAGAAGAACCACCGCGACTGA
- a CDS encoding carbohydrate ABC transporter permease, whose translation MSAPITEPTKVDGNGVPPQRTVKKAPPRPGDRRSEGLTLNVFSHGFLVLWAVLIILPLLWLVLSSFKTDAQIGGSALGWPSNWQLDVFSRAWNKGIGDYFTNTLIVLVFSVPLTMLFGSMAAYVLARYEFPGNRLIYYFFVGGAMFPVFLALVPLFFMVKRLDMLNTYQGLILVYVAYSMPFTVFFMHAFFRTLPTAVFEAAVLDGASHTRAFFQVMLPMAKPGLLSVGIFNVLGQWNQYILPSVLMQPQNSSEPERYVLTQGLIQLQQQQGYATDLPVLFAGVTIAMIPMLVVYLSFQRQVQAGLTSATLK comes from the coding sequence ATGAGCGCACCCATCACCGAGCCGACGAAGGTCGACGGCAACGGCGTACCTCCCCAGCGGACGGTCAAGAAGGCTCCACCGCGTCCCGGCGACCGGCGCAGCGAGGGCCTCACCCTCAACGTCTTCTCGCACGGCTTCCTCGTCCTGTGGGCCGTACTGATCATCCTGCCGCTGCTCTGGCTGGTCCTGAGCTCCTTCAAGACCGACGCGCAGATCGGCGGTTCGGCCCTCGGCTGGCCCTCGAACTGGCAGCTGGACGTGTTCAGCAGGGCCTGGAACAAGGGCATCGGCGACTACTTCACCAACACCCTCATCGTGCTGGTGTTCTCCGTCCCGCTGACCATGCTCTTCGGCTCGATGGCGGCCTACGTGCTGGCCCGCTACGAGTTCCCGGGCAACCGGCTCATCTACTACTTCTTCGTCGGCGGGGCCATGTTCCCCGTCTTCCTCGCCCTCGTTCCGCTGTTCTTCATGGTCAAGCGTCTCGACATGTTGAACACGTACCAGGGTCTGATCCTGGTGTACGTCGCCTACTCGATGCCGTTCACCGTGTTCTTCATGCACGCCTTCTTCCGCACACTGCCCACGGCGGTCTTCGAGGCGGCCGTGCTCGACGGGGCCTCGCACACCCGGGCGTTCTTCCAGGTCATGCTGCCGATGGCCAAGCCCGGCCTGCTGAGCGTCGGGATCTTCAACGTGCTGGGTCAGTGGAACCAGTACATCCTGCCGTCGGTGCTGATGCAGCCCCAGAACAGTTCGGAACCGGAACGCTACGTGCTCACCCAGGGCCTCATCCAGCTCCAGCAACAGCAGGGGTACGCCACCGACCTCCCCGTCCTCTTCGCGGGCGTGACCATCGCGATGATCCCCATGCTCGTCGTGTACCTCTCCTTCCAGCGCCAGGTCCAGGCGGGCCTCACCTCGGCGACCCTCAAGTAG